Proteins from a single region of Shinella zoogloeoides:
- a CDS encoding alpha/beta hydrolase, whose amino-acid sequence MKPVKFPNGDLEMAGNLYLPEGFDDAETYAGIVVVHPGGGVKEQTAGGYAARLAAEGFVALAFDASHQGESGGEPRHAEDPYARVNDVRAAVDHLTTLGYVDNARIGALGICAGGGYAIHATMTDRRIKAVGGVSSVNIGEMFRQGWTGDSDVAQAIGLLEMGTAQRTAEANGGEAAFIPFSPPSLEGVEDPDMREAYDYYRTQRAQHCNTESKFTVASLPQLVTYDAFHLADQLLTQPLQLVAGREAGSFWYSETIFGKAASSVKDLHVVEGATHMSLYDTPDQMGEAMSKLGPFYKAHLAA is encoded by the coding sequence ATGAAGCCTGTGAAATTCCCAAACGGCGACCTTGAAATGGCCGGCAACCTCTACCTGCCGGAAGGCTTCGACGACGCCGAGACCTATGCGGGTATCGTCGTGGTGCACCCCGGTGGCGGCGTGAAGGAGCAGACCGCCGGCGGGTATGCCGCCAGGCTCGCTGCCGAAGGTTTTGTTGCACTCGCCTTCGACGCCTCCCACCAAGGTGAGAGCGGCGGCGAGCCGCGCCATGCGGAAGACCCCTATGCCCGAGTCAACGATGTGCGGGCAGCGGTCGATCACCTGACGACGCTCGGCTATGTCGACAACGCCCGCATCGGCGCGCTCGGCATCTGCGCCGGTGGCGGCTATGCCATTCACGCGACCATGACCGATCGCCGCATCAAGGCGGTGGGCGGCGTCAGCTCGGTCAATATCGGCGAGATGTTCCGCCAGGGCTGGACCGGCGATAGCGATGTGGCGCAGGCCATCGGCCTTCTGGAAATGGGCACGGCCCAGCGCACGGCCGAGGCGAATGGTGGCGAGGCCGCCTTCATTCCCTTCTCGCCGCCGAGCCTCGAAGGTGTGGAAGACCCGGATATGCGCGAAGCCTATGATTACTACCGGACGCAGCGCGCCCAGCATTGCAACACGGAAAGCAAGTTTACGGTGGCAAGCCTGCCGCAGCTTGTGACCTATGACGCCTTCCACCTTGCCGACCAGCTTCTCACGCAGCCGTTGCAACTCGTGGCGGGACGTGAGGCGGGTTCGTTCTGGTACAGCGAGACCATCTTCGGCAAGGCGGCGAGCAGCGTGAAAGACCTGCATGTCGTCGAGGGCGC
- a CDS encoding LysR family transcriptional regulator gives MSNENLRDLNAFVTVAREGSFTRAAARLGVSQSALSQTLRNLEERVGIRLLNRTTRNVSPTEAGERLLAHVTPALEEIEHGFAQIGTLLDRPSGTIRISADEYAIETVLWPRLSLFMSDYPEINIELVTDYGRNDIVRERFDAGVRRGKLVSKDMIAMRIGPDIPMAVVAAPSFLAGRKKPRTPQDLSSAPCINLRLPTHGELMAWTFSKGGKDLRITTEGRLVLTSVRQIRQASLAGFGFAYLPMDYVAGEIAAGHLVEVLADWRKTFEGYHLYYPNRRQQSPALAALVRALHYRVGASPETNR, from the coding sequence ATGTCGAACGAGAATCTCCGAGATCTGAACGCCTTCGTCACCGTGGCGCGCGAGGGGAGTTTCACCCGCGCGGCAGCCCGGCTCGGCGTGTCGCAATCCGCGCTCAGCCAGACGTTGCGCAATCTTGAGGAGCGGGTCGGCATCCGCCTGCTCAACCGCACCACCCGCAACGTCTCTCCAACCGAGGCGGGGGAGCGGCTGCTGGCCCATGTGACGCCGGCACTGGAGGAGATCGAGCACGGGTTTGCGCAAATCGGCACGCTGCTCGACCGCCCCTCGGGCACGATCCGCATCTCGGCGGATGAATATGCCATCGAGACGGTTCTCTGGCCTCGGCTGTCGCTATTCATGAGCGACTATCCCGAAATCAATATCGAGCTCGTCACCGACTATGGCCGCAACGACATCGTGCGCGAACGGTTCGATGCCGGCGTACGGCGGGGGAAGCTCGTTTCCAAGGACATGATCGCCATGCGCATCGGGCCGGATATCCCGATGGCAGTGGTCGCGGCCCCCTCTTTCCTTGCCGGCCGGAAGAAACCCCGTACACCGCAGGACCTGTCGAGTGCTCCTTGCATCAATCTGCGCCTGCCCACGCATGGCGAACTGATGGCCTGGACCTTCAGCAAGGGCGGCAAGGATCTGCGCATCACCACCGAAGGAAGGCTGGTGCTGACCAGCGTGCGCCAGATACGGCAAGCGTCGCTAGCGGGCTTCGGGTTTGCCTATCTGCCGATGGATTATGTCGCAGGCGAGATCGCCGCAGGCCACCTCGTCGAAGTGTTGGCCGACTGGCGCAAGACCTTCGAAGGCTATCACCTCTACTACCCGAACCGCCGACAACAATCCCCGGCGCTCGCCGCTCTGGTCAGGGCGCTGCACTATCGGGTTGGGGCTTCCCCGGAGACGAACCGGTAA
- a CDS encoding alpha/beta hydrolase, which translates to MGKISFTNTNNPAITLSAVINFPEGFSEAGSYPAIVVSHPGGGVKEQTAGTYARELAKAGFVTIAYDASYQGESTGEPRQLENPYIRTEDVSAVIDYLTTLPYIDQERIGAMGICAGAGYTANAAIQDRRIKAVGTVSAVNIGSMFRNGWENNVASIDALPYVVAGSNARTADAKGGAAAIMPLAPMKEEDAPNAELREAWEYYHTPRAECTTAPGFATLRSLNQIITYDAYHMADVYLTQPILSVVGSVAGSKWMSDDLLARAASTDKAMHIVESANHMSLYDGKSYVDEAVSVLAPFFRAKLAGEAARQAAE; encoded by the coding sequence ATGGGCAAGATCAGCTTCACCAACACCAACAACCCGGCCATCACGCTCTCGGCCGTCATCAACTTCCCGGAAGGTTTCAGCGAAGCCGGCAGCTATCCGGCCATCGTCGTCTCCCATCCCGGCGGCGGCGTGAAGGAGCAGACGGCCGGCACCTATGCCCGCGAACTTGCCAAGGCCGGCTTCGTCACCATCGCCTATGACGCTTCCTATCAGGGTGAATCCACCGGTGAGCCGCGCCAGTTGGAAAACCCCTATATCCGTACCGAGGACGTCAGCGCCGTCATCGATTACCTGACCACGCTTCCCTACATCGACCAGGAGCGCATCGGCGCCATGGGCATCTGCGCCGGCGCGGGCTACACGGCCAACGCCGCCATCCAGGATCGCCGCATCAAGGCGGTCGGCACGGTCAGCGCCGTCAATATCGGCTCGATGTTCCGCAACGGCTGGGAGAACAATGTCGCCTCCATCGACGCGCTGCCCTATGTCGTCGCCGGCTCGAACGCCCGCACGGCGGATGCCAAGGGTGGCGCTGCCGCCATCATGCCGCTCGCCCCGATGAAGGAAGAGGATGCGCCGAACGCCGAACTGCGCGAGGCCTGGGAATACTACCACACGCCCCGCGCCGAATGCACCACGGCACCCGGCTTCGCCACGCTGCGCAGCCTCAACCAGATCATCACCTACGACGCCTACCACATGGCCGACGTCTACCTCACCCAGCCGATCCTCTCGGTCGTCGGCTCGGTCGCCGGCAGCAAGTGGATGAGCGACGACCTCCTCGCCCGCGCCGCCAGCACGGACAAGGCGATGCACATCGTCGAGAGTGCGAACCACATGTCGCTCTATGACGGCAAGTCTTACGTCGATGAAGCCGTCTCCGTCCTCGCCCCCTTCTTCCGCGCAAAGCTTGCCGGCGAAGCCGCCCGCCAGGCCGCCGAATAA
- a CDS encoding alpha/beta hydrolase — MKSVKFQNPDMAWPIAANIQFPPGFDETKAYPAIVSIHPFGSCKEQTSGNVYGKALAAEGFVVIAYDASFQGQSGGTPRWVEDPTQRVEDISRVIDYLVTLPYVDENRIGILGVCGGGGYAVNATLTEKRIKAVVSITGVNIGRLFREGFSGYNPLGALAAIAAQRTKEARGGELQVNELLPASLDVARQAGLTERDVFEATDYYKTPRGQEEGGATRMLFSHAQKTLAWDAFAFAETLLTQPVMVVVGQKIGAFGAFRDGMEIYGRATASKDRQLVSLEDWSHYDLYDKPEPVGLALDKVTPFFKQHLA, encoded by the coding sequence ATGAAAAGCGTCAAATTCCAGAACCCGGACATGGCCTGGCCGATCGCCGCGAACATCCAGTTCCCGCCGGGCTTTGACGAAACGAAGGCCTATCCCGCCATCGTCAGCATCCATCCCTTCGGCAGCTGCAAGGAGCAGACCTCAGGCAATGTCTACGGCAAGGCGCTTGCCGCGGAAGGCTTCGTCGTCATCGCCTATGATGCCAGCTTCCAGGGCCAGTCGGGCGGCACGCCGCGCTGGGTCGAGGACCCGACGCAGCGGGTTGAGGATATCAGCCGTGTCATCGATTATCTCGTGACCCTGCCCTATGTCGACGAGAACCGCATCGGCATTCTCGGCGTGTGCGGCGGTGGCGGCTATGCCGTCAACGCGACCCTGACCGAAAAGCGCATCAAGGCCGTCGTTTCGATCACCGGCGTCAATATCGGCCGTCTCTTCCGCGAAGGTTTCAGCGGCTACAATCCGCTCGGTGCGCTTGCCGCCATAGCCGCCCAGCGCACGAAGGAAGCGCGCGGCGGCGAACTTCAGGTCAACGAACTGCTGCCTGCCAGCCTCGACGTGGCGAGACAGGCCGGCCTCACCGAACGCGACGTGTTCGAGGCGACGGACTATTACAAGACCCCGCGCGGTCAAGAGGAAGGCGGCGCGACGCGCATGCTCTTCTCCCACGCACAGAAGACGCTCGCCTGGGATGCCTTCGCCTTTGCCGAAACCCTCCTCACGCAGCCCGTGATGGTGGTGGTCGGCCAGAAGATCGGCGCGTTCGGCGCCTTCCGCGACGGCATGGAGATCTACGGCCGCGCCACCGCGTCGAAGGATCGCCAGCTGGTCTCGCTCGAGGACTGGTCGCACTACGACCTCTACGACAAGCCGGAGCCGGTCGGCCTCGCGCTCGATAAGGTAACGCCCTTCTTCAAGCAGCACCTCGCCTGA
- a CDS encoding SDR family oxidoreductase codes for MSNVLVLGAGGQIARHVIGMLGGEQGMALTLFARNTARLARVPANTTLVQGDVLDPARLAEAVKGQDIVYANLTGEDLDDQAKAVIDAMQAEGVQRLVFVLSLGIYQEVPGKFGEWNEAIIGEDLKPFRRAADAIEASGLDYTILRPAWLMDEDEVDYETTGRNEPFKGTVVSRKSVADLIARTIRAPKLHSRANFGVNKPNTDADKPYFM; via the coding sequence ATGAGCAATGTACTCGTTCTCGGCGCAGGCGGACAGATCGCGCGCCATGTCATCGGCATGCTGGGCGGCGAACAGGGTATGGCCCTGACGCTGTTTGCCCGCAACACCGCCCGGCTCGCCCGCGTGCCAGCCAATACCACGCTCGTCCAGGGCGACGTGCTTGACCCCGCCCGTCTGGCGGAGGCCGTCAAGGGACAGGACATCGTCTACGCCAACCTGACGGGCGAAGACCTCGACGATCAGGCCAAGGCCGTGATCGACGCCATGCAGGCGGAAGGCGTGCAGCGCCTCGTCTTCGTGCTGTCGCTCGGCATCTACCAGGAAGTTCCCGGCAAGTTCGGCGAATGGAACGAGGCGATCATCGGCGAGGACCTGAAGCCCTTCCGCCGCGCCGCCGACGCCATCGAAGCCTCCGGCCTCGACTATACCATACTGCGCCCCGCATGGCTGATGGACGAGGACGAGGTGGACTACGAGACCACCGGCCGCAACGAGCCCTTCAAGGGCACCGTCGTCTCGCGCAAAAGCGTCGCCGACCTGATCGCCAGGACCATCCGCGCGCCAAAACTCCACAGCCGCGCCAATTTCGGCGTCAACAAGCCCAACACGGATGCCGACAAGCCTTACTTCATGTAA
- a CDS encoding ATP-binding cassette domain-containing protein, translated as MTTNAVAAAGQPVLALKDIRKTFGGVVAIENFSLEIQPGEIVALVGDNGAGKSTLIKIISGVYAPTSGSISIEGGPVTMANATMARAHGIEVVYQDLALADQQTVYMNMFLGREPTKAFGLLDRRRMIDETEKLVKELDVRIPSAHATIRDLSGGQRQGVAIARATHWASKLILLDEPTAALGVAETAKVEEIVQSLKSRNIGILIISHSLDQVFKLSDRICVLRRGRQIGVRETKATDKNEIIAMITGLQQS; from the coding sequence ATGACCACGAACGCTGTCGCCGCTGCCGGCCAGCCCGTCCTGGCGCTGAAGGATATCCGCAAGACCTTCGGTGGCGTCGTCGCCATCGAGAACTTCTCGCTGGAGATCCAGCCCGGCGAGATCGTCGCGCTGGTTGGCGACAACGGTGCCGGCAAGTCGACCTTGATCAAGATCATCTCCGGCGTCTATGCCCCGACCTCGGGCTCCATCTCCATCGAGGGCGGACCCGTCACCATGGCCAACGCCACCATGGCGCGCGCCCACGGCATCGAGGTCGTCTATCAGGATCTCGCGCTGGCAGATCAGCAAACCGTTTACATGAACATGTTCCTCGGCCGCGAGCCGACCAAGGCCTTCGGCCTTCTCGACCGCCGCCGGATGATCGATGAAACGGAGAAGCTGGTGAAGGAACTCGACGTGCGCATTCCCTCGGCGCATGCGACGATCCGCGACCTCTCGGGCGGCCAGCGCCAGGGCGTCGCCATCGCCCGTGCGACCCATTGGGCGAGCAAGCTGATCCTGCTCGACGAGCCGACGGCCGCCCTTGGCGTCGCCGAGACCGCGAAGGTGGAGGAGATCGTGCAATCGCTGAAGAGCCGCAATATCGGCATCCTCATCATCAGCCACAGCCTCGATCAGGTCTTCAAGCTCTCCGACCGCATCTGCGTCCTGCGCCGCGGCCGGCAGATCGGCGTGCGCGAGACGAAGGCGACCGACAAGAACGAGATCATCGCGATGATCACTGGCCTGCAGCAGAGCTGA